The following are encoded together in the Citrobacter arsenatis genome:
- the pxpC gene encoding 5-oxoprolinase subunit PxpC — protein sequence MLNIIRAGMYTSVQDGGRHSFRQSGISHCGALDKPALNVANLLVGNDANAAALEITLGQLVVEFETDGWFALTGAGCEAHLDRTPVWSGWRLPVKAGQRLTLKRPHHGMRSYLAVAGGFDVPEVMGSRSTDLKVGIGGLDGRLLRDGDRLAIGASTRQFSGPQGVKQLMWGNHIRALPGPEYQEFDEVSQASFWRSPWQLSPQSNRMGYRLQGQPLTRTTDRELLSHGLLPGVVQVPHNGQPIVLMNDAQTTGGYPRIACIIEADMYHLAQIPLGQPIHFVQCSLEEALKARHERQRYLEQLTWRLNNEN from the coding sequence ATGTTAAATATCATTCGTGCGGGCATGTACACCTCAGTACAGGACGGGGGACGCCATAGTTTTCGTCAATCTGGAATCAGTCACTGTGGCGCACTGGATAAACCGGCGCTGAACGTTGCTAACCTGCTGGTGGGTAATGATGCGAATGCCGCTGCGCTGGAAATCACTTTGGGGCAGCTGGTGGTGGAATTTGAAACCGATGGCTGGTTTGCCCTGACCGGCGCGGGATGCGAAGCGCATCTGGATCGTACACCCGTGTGGAGCGGATGGCGGCTACCGGTGAAAGCCGGGCAGCGCCTGACGCTAAAACGCCCGCATCACGGTATGCGTAGCTACCTGGCGGTTGCGGGCGGCTTTGATGTCCCCGAAGTCATGGGCTCGCGCAGTACCGATCTCAAAGTGGGTATTGGTGGGCTGGATGGGCGTTTGCTGCGTGATGGCGATCGGCTGGCTATTGGCGCATCTACCCGGCAATTCAGCGGACCGCAGGGTGTAAAACAGCTGATGTGGGGTAATCATATTCGGGCGCTACCCGGACCTGAATATCAGGAGTTTGACGAGGTATCGCAGGCTTCTTTCTGGCGCTCGCCGTGGCAGCTTAGTCCGCAAAGCAACCGTATGGGGTATCGTCTGCAGGGGCAGCCGCTGACGCGCACGACCGATCGTGAGCTGCTGTCACATGGTTTGCTTCCCGGCGTGGTGCAGGTTCCGCACAATGGTCAGCCGATCGTGCTGATGAACGATGCACAGACGACGGGTGGCTATCCGCGTATCGCCTGTATCATCGAAGCGGATATGTATCATTTGGCGCAGATCCCGCTCGGCCAGCCGATTCATTTTGTGCAGTGTTCGCTGGAGGAAGCGCTTAAGGCGCGCCACGAACGGCAGCGTTACCTGGAACAATTAACATGGCGACTTAACAATGAAAATTGA
- the pxpA gene encoding 5-oxoprolinase subunit PxpA: MKIDLNADLGEGCANDEALLQLVSSANIACGFHAGDAQTMLLSVREALKNGVAIGAHPSFPDRENFGRSAMTLPAQTVYAQTLYQIGALAAITRAEGGVMRHVKPHGMLYNQAAKDPQLADAIAKAVHACDPSLVLVGLAGSELIRAAEHYGLVTRQEVFADRGYQADGSLVPRNQPGALIEDEEQALAQTLEMVQSGRVKSQSGTWASVTAQTVCIHGDGEHALAFARRLRSAFNACNIQIGA; encoded by the coding sequence ATGAAAATTGATCTCAATGCGGACCTCGGTGAGGGATGCGCTAACGATGAGGCGTTGCTGCAGCTGGTGTCTTCAGCCAACATCGCCTGTGGGTTTCACGCCGGTGATGCGCAGACCATGCTCTTAAGCGTGCGCGAGGCGCTAAAAAATGGCGTGGCGATAGGCGCGCATCCGAGCTTTCCGGATCGGGAAAATTTTGGTCGTAGCGCCATGACCCTGCCTGCACAAACGGTGTATGCGCAGACGCTGTATCAAATTGGTGCGCTGGCCGCCATCACGCGGGCGGAAGGCGGTGTAATGCGTCATGTCAAACCGCACGGCATGCTCTATAACCAGGCAGCGAAAGATCCTCAGTTGGCTGATGCGATTGCGAAAGCGGTTCATGCCTGCGATCCGTCGCTGGTTCTGGTAGGACTGGCGGGAAGTGAACTGATTCGCGCCGCTGAACACTATGGCCTGGTTACCCGTCAGGAGGTTTTTGCCGATCGGGGTTATCAGGCCGATGGCAGTCTGGTGCCGCGTAACCAGCCGGGTGCACTGATTGAGGATGAAGAGCAGGCGCTGGCACAAACGTTAGAGATGGTGCAATCCGGCAGAGTGAAAAGCCAGAGTGGAACATGGGCGAGCGTGACGGCCCAGACGGTATGCATTCATGGGGATGGCGAGCACGCACTCGCTTTTGCCCGTCGCTTGCGTAGCGCCTTTAATGCATGCAACATTCAAATTGGTGCATGA
- a CDS encoding DUF969 domain-containing protein — MGEAISLWPLTGIAVIVVGFLLRFNPVLVVIIAGIVTGLAAHMPVATILEKLGEGFLNTRNLPFILLIPLAVIGLLERHGLKERAQAWIAKIRSATSGRLLIVYLFIREATAALGLTSLGGHPQMVRPLLAPMAEGAAEKNHGEIPGAVRYRLRAMSAATDNVGLFFGEDIFVAFGAIIFMHNFMLESGGIQTEPLHIALWGIPTAICAFLIHGTRLWRLDSYLQREVAKANAAAKGEAK; from the coding sequence ATGGGAGAGGCTATTTCTCTCTGGCCATTGACGGGTATCGCCGTCATTGTGGTCGGATTTCTTTTACGTTTTAACCCGGTATTGGTGGTCATTATTGCCGGGATCGTCACCGGACTGGCGGCGCATATGCCGGTAGCCACCATCCTTGAGAAGCTGGGGGAAGGTTTTCTTAACACCCGCAACCTGCCGTTTATCCTGCTGATCCCGCTGGCGGTTATTGGTCTGCTGGAACGTCACGGACTCAAAGAGCGCGCCCAGGCGTGGATTGCAAAAATCCGCAGCGCCACCAGCGGTCGTCTGCTTATTGTCTATCTGTTCATTCGTGAAGCGACCGCCGCGTTAGGGCTGACCAGTCTGGGGGGACATCCACAGATGGTGCGCCCGCTGCTGGCGCCGATGGCGGAAGGGGCCGCTGAAAAAAATCATGGCGAAATACCGGGTGCGGTACGCTATCGCCTGCGCGCAATGTCAGCGGCGACCGATAACGTGGGGCTGTTTTTCGGGGAAGATATCTTTGTTGCTTTCGGTGCCATCATATTCATGCACAACTTTATGCTGGAGTCTGGTGGGATCCAGACCGAACCGCTGCATATCGCCCTGTGGGGGATCCCCACGGCAATTTGTGCATTCCTGATCCACGGCACGCGTCTGTGGCGTCTGGATAGCTATTTGCAGCGTGAGGTGGCGAAAGCGAATGCCGCAGCGAAAGGGGAAGCGAAATGA
- a CDS encoding DUF979 domain-containing protein, giving the protein MNFQQSYLYWLAGAVLLIVALMSWQDKANPRRFTTGLFWGIYGVLFLLGDWTYSLFGDKRTVHIAVGIAVVVLALIAGFGGVKLGSYHQRTQQQREESASRLGNRLFFPALAIPVVTVIGVLMFNHIPGLQDALFGPGNHATLVTLFSMTAGSLIGLAMAIKMTHERVHQPIQEARRLLDSIGWAFILPQILATLGLLFTAAGVGSGISYLTQEYLAVDSRFIAVAVYTIGMALLTMVMGNAFAAFPIVTAGIGIPILVLQHGGNPAVMAAIGMFSGYCGTLMTPMAANFNIVPAALLELPDKNAVIKAQVPTGILLLLVNVFLMYFLMFL; this is encoded by the coding sequence ATGAATTTTCAACAAAGCTATCTCTACTGGCTGGCGGGCGCGGTATTACTGATTGTGGCGCTGATGTCCTGGCAGGACAAAGCGAACCCGCGTCGCTTCACCACAGGCCTGTTCTGGGGCATATACGGCGTATTGTTTCTGCTTGGCGACTGGACATATTCGCTATTTGGCGACAAACGTACGGTACATATCGCGGTCGGCATTGCGGTGGTTGTCCTGGCGCTGATCGCCGGGTTTGGCGGTGTGAAGCTGGGAAGCTACCATCAACGCACCCAACAACAGCGCGAAGAAAGTGCCAGTCGTCTGGGCAACCGCCTGTTTTTCCCGGCGCTGGCGATCCCGGTGGTAACGGTTATTGGCGTGCTGATGTTCAACCATATTCCAGGCTTACAGGATGCGCTGTTTGGGCCGGGGAATCACGCCACGCTGGTGACGCTCTTTTCTATGACCGCTGGGTCATTGATTGGTCTGGCGATGGCGATAAAAATGACCCATGAGCGGGTGCATCAACCTATCCAGGAGGCGCGCCGTTTGCTGGACTCCATCGGCTGGGCATTCATTCTGCCACAGATTCTGGCCACGCTCGGGCTGTTGTTTACGGCGGCGGGCGTGGGCAGCGGCATTTCATATCTGACGCAGGAGTATCTGGCTGTGGATAGCCGTTTCATCGCGGTGGCAGTGTACACCATCGGTATGGCACTGCTGACCATGGTGATGGGCAATGCGTTTGCTGCTTTCCCGATTGTGACCGCTGGGATTGGTATTCCGATCCTCGTACTGCAACACGGCGGTAATCCGGCGGTAATGGCGGCGATTGGTATGTTCTCCGGCTATTGCGGGACGCTGATGACGCCGATGGCGGCGAACTTTAACATTGTCCCTGCTGCGCTGCTGGAACTGCCGGATAAAAACGCGGTGATTAAAGCGCAGGTGCCAACCGGCATATTGCTGTTGTTGGTCAACGTGTTCCTGATGTATTTCCTGATGTTCTTGTAA
- the pcp gene encoding pyroglutamyl-peptidase I yields the protein MKTVLITGFEPFGGESVNPSWEVVSGLDNAIIGGCRVVARQLPCVFGESLAVLNGAIDALSPSLVLAVGQAGGRTDITVERVAINVDDARIADNQGQQPVDVPIVADGPAAWFSTLPIKAMVVAIRNAGIPASVSQTAGTFVCNHVMYGLLHKLRDVPAVKGGFIHIPYLPQQAAQHPGAPSMAAETVRRALEVAIATALQVESDIAVTGGATH from the coding sequence ATGAAAACAGTACTCATCACGGGATTTGAACCCTTTGGCGGGGAGTCAGTTAACCCTTCCTGGGAAGTGGTCTCGGGCCTCGACAATGCTATTATCGGCGGATGCCGCGTCGTTGCCCGCCAGTTGCCATGTGTCTTTGGCGAGTCTCTTGCCGTACTCAATGGCGCAATTGACGCGCTGTCGCCTTCACTGGTGCTGGCGGTGGGGCAGGCGGGTGGTCGCACTGATATCACCGTGGAGCGCGTAGCGATCAACGTTGACGATGCGCGTATTGCGGATAACCAAGGTCAACAGCCGGTAGATGTGCCGATCGTCGCTGATGGTCCGGCGGCATGGTTTAGCACGCTGCCGATCAAAGCGATGGTTGTTGCCATACGCAACGCGGGAATTCCGGCCTCGGTTTCCCAGACCGCGGGCACCTTTGTGTGTAACCACGTGATGTATGGTCTGCTGCATAAACTACGCGACGTGCCAGCGGTGAAGGGCGGCTTTATTCATATCCCATATTTGCCGCAACAGGCTGCACAGCATCCCGGAGCGCCAAGTATGGCGGCGGAAACAGTCCGTCGGGCGCTGGAAGTCGCGATTGCTACCGCCTTGCAGGTAGAAAGCGACATCGCAGTGACGGGCGGCGCAACACATTAA
- the nei gene encoding endonuclease VIII — MPEGPEIRRAADNLEAAVKGKPLTDVWFAFEQLKPYQSQLIGQSVTQLETRGKALLTHFSNGLTLYSHNQLYGVWRVVDTGEIPQTSRVLRVRLQTHDKTILLYSASDIEMLTPEQLTTHPFLQRVGPDVLDLRLTPDEVKARLLSPRFRNRQFSGLLLDQAFLAGLGNYLRVEILWLVGLTGQHKASQLSDEQLDALSHALLDIPRLSYNTRGLVDENKHHGALFRFKVFHRDGEACERCGGTIEKTTLSSRPFYWCPGCQK; from the coding sequence ATGCCTGAAGGCCCGGAGATCCGCCGCGCGGCGGATAACCTGGAGGCGGCAGTCAAAGGCAAACCTCTGACGGATGTTTGGTTTGCTTTTGAGCAGTTAAAACCGTATCAATCTCAACTGATTGGGCAGAGTGTTACCCAGCTTGAAACGCGAGGCAAAGCGCTGCTGACTCATTTTTCTAATGGTCTGACGCTGTACAGTCATAATCAGCTCTATGGCGTGTGGCGAGTCGTGGATACCGGCGAAATCCCGCAGACTTCGCGGGTTCTGCGCGTCAGACTGCAAACACACGATAAAACCATCCTGCTCTATAGCGCGTCTGATATCGAAATGCTGACGCCTGAGCAGCTTACCACCCATCCGTTCCTGCAACGGGTTGGGCCGGATGTACTGGATTTACGCTTAACGCCCGATGAGGTTAAAGCGCGTCTGTTATCTCCGCGTTTCCGCAATCGCCAGTTTTCTGGTCTGCTGTTGGACCAGGCGTTTCTGGCGGGATTAGGTAACTACCTGCGGGTAGAGATCCTCTGGCTGGTAGGGTTGACCGGGCAGCATAAAGCGTCGCAGCTTAGTGATGAACAGTTAGATGCGCTGTCGCATGCGTTGCTTGATATTCCGCGTCTGTCCTATAATACCCGCGGGCTGGTAGATGAGAACAAACACCACGGCGCGCTGTTTCGCTTTAAGGTCTTTCATCGGGACGGCGAAGCCTGCGAGCGCTGTGGCGGGACAATCGAGAAAACGACGCTCTCTTCGCGCCCTTTTTACTGGTGTCCGGGATGTCAGAAATAA
- a CDS encoding AbrB family transcriptional regulator has product MPVLQWSLLFLLSLLLSLLFLFIHLPGPLLLGSMIVGIIFSMRGISLHPPRCTFLGAQAILGCMIAQNLTGSIFTTLAAHWPMVIVILLATLISSAVIGCLLVRYSNLPGNTGAWGSSPGGAAAMVAMAQDYGADIRLVAFMQYLRVLLVVGAAALVTRLVMGDQAQVISEQIVWFPPLSGNLFSTLALAAVAGVAGRLLRIPSGVMLLPMLAGALLNASGAMVIELPEWLLAIAYMAIGWQIGLGFDKQIFLMALRPLPQILLSIFTLMAICAAMAWGLAHYMQIDFLTAYLATSPGGVDSVAVIAAGSHADMALIMAMQTLRLFSILLTGPAVARFISVHAPRKMQSS; this is encoded by the coding sequence ATGCCTGTTTTGCAGTGGAGCCTGTTGTTTCTGCTATCGCTTCTGCTTTCTCTGCTCTTTCTGTTTATTCATCTTCCAGGACCCTTGCTGCTCGGTTCGATGATCGTTGGCATCATCTTCAGTATGCGCGGCATTTCGCTGCACCCTCCCCGCTGCACATTTCTTGGCGCGCAGGCGATTCTCGGCTGCATGATTGCGCAAAATCTGACCGGTTCAATCTTCACAACCCTTGCGGCACACTGGCCGATGGTGATTGTTATCCTGCTGGCAACCCTTATCAGCAGCGCGGTAATCGGCTGTCTGCTGGTACGCTACAGTAATCTACCGGGGAACACCGGTGCATGGGGCTCGTCACCTGGCGGCGCGGCGGCAATGGTCGCGATGGCCCAGGATTATGGTGCCGATATCCGGCTGGTGGCGTTTATGCAGTATCTGCGCGTACTGTTGGTGGTCGGCGCGGCGGCGCTGGTCACCCGACTGGTGATGGGTGACCAGGCGCAGGTGATCAGTGAGCAAATCGTCTGGTTTCCACCGCTGAGCGGAAATTTGTTCAGCACCCTGGCGCTGGCCGCCGTTGCCGGCGTGGCCGGGCGCTTACTGCGCATTCCCTCTGGCGTAATGTTGCTGCCGATGCTGGCAGGAGCCTTACTGAATGCAAGCGGTGCAATGGTAATTGAACTGCCGGAATGGCTGCTGGCGATAGCCTATATGGCCATCGGTTGGCAAATCGGTCTTGGCTTTGACAAGCAGATCTTTTTAATGGCATTACGACCTCTGCCGCAGATCCTGTTGTCTATTTTTACATTGATGGCGATCTGCGCCGCCATGGCCTGGGGACTGGCGCATTACATGCAGATTGACTTTCTCACTGCCTATCTGGCGACCAGTCCCGGTGGGGTGGATTCTGTTGCGGTGATTGCCGCAGGGAGTCACGCCGATATGGCGCTGATCATGGCGATGCAAACCCTGCGGCTGTTCAGCATTTTATTAACCGGCCCGGCGGTGGCGCGGTTTATTTCGGTGCACGCGCCGAGAAAAATGCAGTCATCTTAA
- a CDS encoding citrate synthase — MADTKAKLTLNGDAAIELDVLKGTLGQDVIDIRSLGSKGMFTFDPGFTSTASCESKITFIDGDEGILLHRGFPIDQLATESNYLEVCYILLYGEKPTQEEYDEFKTTVTRHTMIHEQITRLFHGFRRDSHPMAVMCGVTGALAAFYHDSLDVNNPRHREIAAFRLLSKMPTMAAMCYKYSIGQPFVYPRNDLSYAGNFLNMMFSTPCEKYEVNPILERAMDRILILHADHEQNASTSTVRTAGSSGANPFACIAAGIASLWGPAHGGANEAALKMLEEISSVKHIPEFVRRAKDKNDSFRLMGFGHRVYKNYDPRATVMRETCHEVLKELGTKDDLLEVAMELEHIALNDPYFIEKKLYPNVDFYSGIILKAMGIPSSMFTVIFAMARTVGWIAHWNEMHTDGMKIARPRQLYTGYDKRDFKSAIKR, encoded by the coding sequence ATGGCTGATACTAAAGCAAAACTCACTCTAAATGGTGACGCTGCTATTGAACTGGATGTGCTGAAAGGTACGCTCGGTCAAGATGTTATTGATATTCGTAGCCTTGGCTCAAAAGGGATGTTTACTTTTGACCCAGGTTTCACCTCTACCGCATCCTGCGAATCCAAAATTACTTTCATCGATGGTGACGAAGGTATTTTGCTGCATCGCGGCTTCCCGATTGACCAGCTGGCGACCGAGTCCAACTATCTGGAAGTGTGTTACATCCTGCTGTACGGCGAAAAACCAACGCAGGAAGAGTACGACGAGTTCAAAACCACAGTCACTCGCCATACCATGATCCACGAGCAGATCACCCGTCTGTTCCACGGTTTCCGCCGCGACTCTCACCCGATGGCCGTTATGTGCGGTGTTACCGGGGCGCTGGCTGCGTTCTATCACGACTCGCTGGATGTGAATAATCCCCGTCACCGTGAAATCGCCGCCTTCCGTCTGCTGTCCAAAATGCCGACCATGGCAGCGATGTGCTACAAATATTCCATCGGACAACCGTTCGTGTACCCGCGTAATGACCTCTCTTACGCCGGTAACTTCCTGAACATGATGTTCTCCACGCCGTGCGAAAAATACGAAGTCAATCCAATCCTGGAACGCGCCATGGACCGTATCCTGATCCTGCACGCTGACCACGAACAGAACGCCTCGACCTCTACCGTACGTACCGCAGGTTCTTCTGGCGCGAACCCGTTTGCCTGCATCGCGGCTGGTATTGCTTCCCTGTGGGGACCGGCACACGGCGGCGCAAACGAAGCTGCACTGAAAATGCTGGAAGAAATCAGCTCGGTTAAACACATTCCGGAATTTGTTCGCCGCGCGAAAGACAAAAATGATTCCTTCCGCCTGATGGGCTTTGGTCACCGTGTTTATAAAAACTATGACCCGCGCGCTACCGTCATGCGTGAAACCTGCCATGAAGTACTGAAAGAACTGGGCACCAAAGACGATCTGCTGGAAGTGGCGATGGAACTTGAGCACATTGCGCTCAACGACCCGTACTTCATCGAGAAGAAACTCTACCCGAACGTAGACTTCTACTCCGGCATCATCCTGAAAGCGATGGGCATTCCGTCCTCCATGTTCACCGTTATCTTCGCCATGGCGCGTACCGTTGGCTGGATTGCACACTGGAATGAAATGCACACCGACGGCATGAAAATCGCCCGTCCTCGTCAGCTGTATACCGGCTACGACAAGCGCGATTTTAAGTCTGCAATTAAGCGTTAA
- the sdhC gene encoding succinate dehydrogenase cytochrome b556 subunit, with the protein MWALFMIRNVKKQRPVNLDLQTIRFPITAIASILHRVSGVITFVAVGILLWLLGTSLSSPEGFLTASSIMNNFFVELILWGILIALAYHAVMGIRHLLMDFGYIEETLEAGTRSAKICFVIIVVLSLLAGVLVW; encoded by the coding sequence ATGTGGGCGTTATTCATGATAAGAAATGTGAAAAAACAAAGACCTGTCAATCTGGATCTACAAACGATCCGGTTCCCAATCACGGCGATAGCGTCCATTCTCCATCGCGTATCCGGAGTGATCACCTTCGTGGCGGTCGGGATTCTGTTGTGGTTATTGGGTACCAGCCTTTCCTCCCCTGAAGGTTTCCTCACTGCGTCATCCATTATGAATAACTTCTTTGTGGAGTTAATTCTGTGGGGGATCCTGATTGCGCTGGCATATCACGCCGTAATGGGCATTCGCCATCTGTTGATGGATTTTGGCTATATCGAAGAAACCCTCGAAGCAGGGACACGCTCCGCCAAAATTTGTTTCGTTATCATTGTCGTGCTTTCACTTCTCGCAGGAGTCCTCGTATGGTAA
- the sdhD gene encoding succinate dehydrogenase membrane anchor subunit, with amino-acid sequence MVSNASALGRNGVHDFILVRATAIVLTLYIIYMVGFFATSGELTFEVWTGFFSSAFTKVFTLLALFSILIHAWIGMWQVLTDYVKPLAVRLILQLAIVVALVVYVIYGFVVVWGV; translated from the coding sequence ATGGTAAGCAACGCCTCCGCATTAGGACGCAACGGCGTACATGACTTCATTCTGGTCCGTGCTACCGCTATCGTTCTGACGTTATACATCATCTATATGGTCGGCTTCTTCGCCACCAGCGGCGAGCTGACGTTTGAAGTCTGGACCGGTTTCTTCTCATCGGCATTCACCAAAGTCTTCACCCTGCTGGCACTTTTCTCCATCTTAATTCATGCCTGGATCGGCATGTGGCAGGTGTTGACCGACTACGTTAAACCTCTGGCTGTGCGCCTGATTCTGCAACTGGCTATCGTCGTTGCGCTGGTGGTTTACGTCATTTATGGATTTGTTGTGGTGTGGGGTGTGTAA
- the sdhA gene encoding succinate dehydrogenase flavoprotein subunit, giving the protein MKLPVREFDAVVIGAGGAGMRAALQISQSGQTCALLSKVFPTRSHTVSAQGGITVALGNTHEDNWEWHMYDTVKGSDYIGDQDAIEYMCKTGPEAILELDHMGLPFSRLDNGTIYQRPFGGQSKNFGGEQAARTAAAADRTGHALLHTLYQQNLKNHTTIFSEWYALDLVKNADGAIVGCTALCIETGEVVYFKARATVLATGGAGRIYQSTTNAHINTGDGVGMAIRAGVPVQDMEMWQFHPTGIAGAGVLVTEGCRGEGGYLLNKHGERFMERYAPNAKDLAGRDVVARSIMIEIREGRGCDGPWGPHAKLKLDHLGKEVLESRLPGILELSRTFAHVDPVKEPIPVIPTCHYMMGGIPTKVTGQALTVNEQGEDVVIPGLFAVGEIACVSVHGANRLGGNSLLDLVVFGRAVGLHLQESIAEQGDLLDATEDEIEASLARLNRWNGNRNGEDPVAIRKALQECMQHNFSVFREGDAMAKGLEELKAIRERLKNARLDDTSSEFNTQRVECLELDNLMETAYATAVSANFRTESRGAHSRFDFPERDDENWLCHSLYLPESESMTRRQVNMEPKLRPAFPPKIRTY; this is encoded by the coding sequence ATGAAACTGCCAGTCAGAGAATTTGATGCTGTTGTGATTGGTGCCGGCGGCGCAGGTATGCGCGCGGCGCTGCAAATTTCCCAGAGCGGTCAGACCTGTGCGCTGCTCTCCAAAGTGTTCCCAACCCGTTCCCATACCGTATCCGCGCAAGGTGGCATCACCGTTGCGCTCGGTAATACCCATGAAGATAACTGGGAATGGCATATGTACGACACCGTTAAAGGGTCGGACTACATTGGTGACCAGGACGCTATTGAATATATGTGTAAAACCGGTCCGGAAGCGATTCTGGAGCTGGACCACATGGGGCTGCCGTTCTCTCGCCTCGACAATGGCACAATTTATCAACGTCCGTTTGGCGGCCAGTCGAAGAACTTCGGCGGCGAGCAGGCGGCACGTACCGCGGCAGCGGCAGACCGTACCGGTCATGCGCTGTTGCATACGCTGTATCAGCAGAACCTGAAAAACCATACCACTATCTTCTCCGAGTGGTATGCGCTGGACCTGGTGAAAAATGCTGATGGCGCGATTGTCGGTTGTACCGCGCTGTGTATCGAAACCGGTGAAGTGGTTTACTTCAAAGCCCGCGCAACCGTGCTGGCGACCGGCGGCGCTGGCCGTATTTATCAGTCCACCACCAATGCCCACATCAACACCGGTGACGGCGTGGGTATGGCTATCCGCGCTGGCGTGCCGGTGCAGGATATGGAGATGTGGCAGTTTCACCCAACCGGCATCGCCGGCGCAGGCGTTCTGGTAACAGAAGGCTGTCGTGGTGAAGGCGGTTACTTGCTGAACAAACACGGCGAGCGCTTCATGGAGCGTTATGCCCCGAATGCGAAAGACCTGGCGGGTCGTGACGTGGTGGCGCGTTCCATCATGATCGAAATTCGTGAAGGTCGCGGCTGCGACGGCCCGTGGGGTCCGCATGCCAAACTGAAACTCGACCACCTGGGTAAAGAAGTACTGGAATCCCGTCTGCCGGGCATTCTCGAACTGTCTCGTACCTTTGCTCACGTTGACCCGGTCAAAGAGCCGATTCCGGTTATCCCAACCTGCCACTATATGATGGGCGGTATTCCGACCAAAGTAACCGGTCAGGCGTTGACCGTGAATGAGCAGGGCGAAGATGTGGTGATCCCTGGCCTGTTTGCCGTCGGCGAAATCGCCTGCGTGTCGGTTCACGGCGCTAACCGTCTGGGCGGCAACTCGCTGCTGGATCTGGTGGTATTTGGTCGTGCTGTCGGCCTGCATCTGCAGGAATCTATCGCTGAGCAGGGTGACCTGCTGGATGCAACCGAAGATGAAATCGAGGCTTCTCTGGCGCGTCTGAATCGCTGGAACGGTAACCGCAACGGTGAAGACCCGGTGGCCATTCGCAAAGCGCTGCAGGAATGTATGCAGCACAACTTCTCGGTATTCCGCGAAGGCGATGCGATGGCGAAAGGTCTGGAAGAGCTGAAAGCGATTCGCGAACGCCTGAAAAATGCCCGTCTGGACGATACCTCCAGCGAATTCAACACCCAGCGCGTGGAGTGTCTGGAGTTGGATAACCTGATGGAGACCGCGTACGCCACTGCAGTATCTGCAAACTTCCGTACCGAAAGCCGTGGCGCGCATAGCCGCTTCGACTTCCCGGAACGTGATGATGAAAACTGGCTGTGCCATTCCCTGTATCTGCCAGAGTCGGAATCCATGACGCGACGTCAAGTCAATATGGAACCGAAGCTGCGCCCGGCATTCCCGCCGAAAATTCGTACTTATTAA
- the sdhB gene encoding succinate dehydrogenase iron-sulfur subunit SdhB, giving the protein MKLEFSVYRYNPDVDDAPRMQDYTLEAEEGRDMMLLDALMQLKEKDPSLSFRRSCREGVCGSDGLNMNGKNGLACITPISALNQPGKKIVIRPLPGLPVVRDLVVDMGQFYAQYEKIKPYLLNNGKNPPAREHLQMPEQREKLDGLYECILCACCSTSCPSFWWNPDKFIGPAGLLAAYRFLIDSRDTETDSRLEGLSDAFSVFRCHSIMNCVSVCPKGLNPTRAIGHIKSMLLKRSA; this is encoded by the coding sequence ATGAAACTCGAGTTTTCAGTTTATCGCTATAACCCGGATGTTGACGATGCTCCGCGCATGCAGGATTACACCCTGGAGGCGGAAGAAGGGCGCGACATGATGCTGCTGGATGCGTTGATGCAGCTGAAAGAAAAAGATCCGTCGCTGTCGTTTCGTCGCTCCTGCCGTGAAGGGGTCTGCGGCTCCGACGGTCTGAACATGAACGGCAAAAATGGACTGGCCTGTATCACACCTATTTCTGCGCTGAATCAGCCGGGCAAGAAAATTGTCATTCGCCCGTTGCCGGGTTTACCGGTTGTGCGCGATTTGGTGGTAGACATGGGACAATTCTACGCACAGTATGAGAAGATTAAGCCTTACTTGTTGAATAATGGGAAAAATCCGCCGGCTCGTGAGCATTTACAAATGCCCGAGCAGCGTGAGAAGCTCGATGGGCTGTATGAATGTATTTTGTGTGCATGCTGCTCAACGTCCTGCCCATCATTCTGGTGGAACCCGGACAAGTTTATTGGACCGGCAGGCCTGCTGGCCGCGTATCGTTTCTTAATTGATAGCCGCGATACCGAGACCGACAGCCGCCTGGAAGGTTTAAGTGACGCTTTCAGCGTATTCCGCTGTCACAGCATCATGAACTGCGTCAGCGTATGTCCTAAGGGACTAAACCCGACGCGCGCTATCGGCCACATCAAGTCGATGTTGCTCAAGCGTAGCGCGTAA